CCGGGTCGTTGCGCTCACCGACATCCGCGGCACCGCCCCCGGCACCGGGCAACCTGACGAGCGGCTGCCCGAGCTGCCCACTGACGTGGACGTGATCCGTGATGCGCTGCTCGACGTCAACGCGGCGCTGTTGGTCATTGACCCGCTGATGGCCTGCCTGGCGGGGTCGGTCAACGCCCACCGCGACCAGGACATCCGCCGTGCCCTCGCACCGCTGGTGCGGGTCGCGGAAGAGACGCACACCGCCGTCGTGATCGTCCGTCACCTCACCAAGGGCGACAGCGACAAGGCCATCTACCGCGGCGGCGGATCGATCGGCATCATCGGCGCCGCTCGCCTTGGGTACACCGTCGCCCGGCACCCCGAGGAGCCGGACAACCCACACCGCGCTGTGCTCGCCGGGACCAAGGCCAACATCACGACCATGCCGGCCAGCCTTGGCTACCACCTCGTCAACGACGACGACCTCGGCTGCGCCCACGTCGAATGGGAAGGCACTGTCGACTGCACCGCCAACGACCTGCTCCGGCCCACGACCCAGGCACAGGCCGCCGACGATCCAACCACCGTCTGGCTGCGCAGCTACCTCGCCGAACACGGCGACAGTCCGTTCGACGAGATCCGCCAGGCCGCTGAAGAGGCGGGCATCGCCGAACGCACCCTGCGTCGTGCCGGCAAGCGCGCCGGTGTGCTCACGCAACGCGCCGGCTTCCCTGCATGTACGACCTGGCGGCTGCCCACCACCCCGGCAAGCAGCCAGTCCGGTCACAGGCCCGAGCCAATGCCGGACAGGCCGCACTGACCGGACTTGGCCGCGCTGGCCGTACCGGAGCGACGCCGAGGAGACAGCCCTCGGTTCCAGCGCCACCTCAGCACGACACGTTCACTCAGGAGGACTACCGCATGGCTACCCCAGGCGGCCGCATGCTCACCATCGATGAGGTACTCCAGGAACTCAGCGGTGACGACGGACGCCCGTTAGCACGGTCCACGTTCTATCGGTGGCTCCACACTGGCCGTGGTCCACGCACAGTGAAGCTCCCCAACGGCAAACGCCGCATCCGACGTGTCGACCTCGACGCATGGCTCGCCGCGCATGAAGACGCGGCCTGAACGGACAGGGGACAACTCGCGTTGATCAGCTACGACGTCGACATATGGGGAATCCGGAAGCGGAAGCGGACTAA
This is a stretch of genomic DNA from Streptosporangiales bacterium. It encodes these proteins:
- a CDS encoding AAA family ATPase: MSPNPSPVDDTVVALPPRKHGALVRMSDVKPEHVDWVWPGRLARGKLHVLDGDPGLGKSTVTVDWAARVTTGKPWPDGQAGGDPAGVVLISVEDGLADVIRPRLDAAGADLDRVVALTDIRGTAPGTGQPDERLPELPTDVDVIRDALLDVNAALLVIDPLMACLAGSVNAHRDQDIRRALAPLVRVAEETHTAVVIVRHLTKGDSDKAIYRGGGSIGIIGAARLGYTVARHPEEPDNPHRAVLAGTKANITTMPASLGYHLVNDDDLGCAHVEWEGTVDCTANDLLRPTTQAQAADDPTTVWLRSYLAEHGDSPFDEIRQAAEEAGIAERTLRRAGKRAGVLTQRAGFPACTTWRLPTTPASSQSGHRPEPMPDRPH
- a CDS encoding helix-turn-helix domain-containing protein: MATPGGRMLTIDEVLQELSGDDGRPLARSTFYRWLHTGRGPRTVKLPNGKRRIRRVDLDAWLAAHEDAA